The Nostoc sp. 'Lobaria pulmonaria (5183) cyanobiont' genome window below encodes:
- a CDS encoding DUF3493 domain-containing protein, with protein sequence MVDQNPKNRLNPEQYASLKAEIAAPYRGFRQFFYIAFGASGSLGAFVFFFQVLAGRDVESALPSLALQVGIVALMVFLWRWEQHRQRSTQSGKNPNS encoded by the coding sequence ATGGTAGATCAAAATCCCAAAAATCGTCTGAATCCTGAACAGTATGCCAGCCTCAAAGCAGAAATAGCAGCTCCTTATCGCGGCTTCCGACAATTTTTCTACATTGCTTTCGGTGCTTCTGGCTCACTCGGTGCATTCGTCTTTTTCTTCCAAGTGCTTGCCGGACGCGATGTTGAGAGCGCTTTGCCTAGTTTAGCCCTCCAAGTAGGAATAGTTGCCTTAATGGTCTTTCTCTGGCGCTGGGAACAGCATCGGCAACGAAGCACTCAATCGGGTAAAAATCCTAATTCTTGA
- the infB gene encoding translation initiation factor IF-2, which translates to MNNGKVRIYELSKELNLDNKELLAICDQLDIAVKSHSSTISESEAENIRAAAEKLAATNVSAKKELGTTSHKPNSPPNGGRNRPPAPHKQQILEIRKPKILRNTTPNAPEASLANNTQAALSEANPPSPPRPFATPVSPLKPAAPTRPVPRTQSETQEQPPIADLEQTPNPNPAPEKIASQKPEKTVPPRPKSEKPIKPQLVAPPARPEAEVAEVEDEQPVSQADKPILKRDQRQRPAEGDREQIKPRVAKLPTDQSAPSAPQRASRPTTAPSRPEPRGNRPSAPSQLGEGQRPRPARPGEAVAAAMPIATPPRQISGIAGKSQGLGDEPVTPDLLDLKRPSPPRPTKGGKKWVEEEIIDEVKEKAKAGVKGKRIKPILDDEFEEDLLDDDDIDSPATVQVSLSIARPPKPKATRPVQMPGATLASAPTARAKKSGSRSGSKSGSGRDQHQNRRQEAETKRDRPEKVVVTGPLTVQELSDVLAVADTEIVKILFLKGMAVSITQNLDIPTITLVGKELEIEVETAEREAEARKITEMVGVEDLEYLHRRPPVVTIMGHVDHGKTTLLDSIRKTKVAAGEAGGITQHIGAYHVDIEHEGKPQQIVFLDTPGHEAFTAMRARGARVTDIAVLVVAADDGVRPQTIEAISHAQAAGVPIVVAINKIDKEGAQPERVKQELTQYGLTAEDWGGETIMVPVSAIRGENLDTLLEMILLVAEVGELSANPDRFAKGTVIEAHLDKAKGAVATLLIQNGTLHVGDILVAGSAFGKVRAMVDDRSKRVDIASPSFAVEVLGLSDVPAAGDEFEVFQNEKEARALASDRADRQRLSRLLQGRVTLTTLSAQAQEGELKELNLILKGDVQGSVEAIVGALKQIPQNEVQIRMLLATAGEITETDIDLAAASNAVIIGFNTTFASGARQAADEAGVDVREYNVIYKLLEDIQDALEGLLEPELVEEPLGQTEVRAVFPVGRGAVAGCYVQSGKLVRNCKVRVRRGGKVIFEGVLDSLKRMKEDTREVNAGYECGVGMDKFNDWVEGDIIESYQMVTKRRTLTLTR; encoded by the coding sequence ATGAACAACGGCAAAGTTAGAATCTATGAATTATCAAAGGAATTGAATTTGGATAACAAAGAGCTACTAGCAATTTGCGACCAGCTCGATATTGCGGTCAAAAGTCATAGCAGCACGATTTCAGAATCCGAGGCAGAAAACATCCGGGCGGCAGCAGAAAAACTTGCAGCTACGAATGTGTCAGCCAAAAAGGAACTAGGTACAACCAGCCATAAGCCAAATTCACCACCCAACGGCGGACGTAACCGACCTCCTGCACCCCACAAACAGCAAATTTTGGAAATACGCAAACCCAAAATATTGAGAAATACTACTCCCAACGCCCCAGAGGCGTCACTTGCTAACAATACCCAAGCTGCCTTGTCTGAAGCTAATCCTCCCTCTCCGCCACGGCCTTTCGCTACACCAGTCTCACCCCTGAAACCGGCAGCACCAACTCGACCTGTGCCCCGGACTCAATCTGAGACTCAAGAGCAACCTCCGATCGCTGACTTGGAACAAACGCCTAATCCAAATCCGGCACCGGAAAAAATAGCATCCCAAAAACCGGAAAAAACAGTTCCGCCCAGACCGAAATCGGAAAAACCGATCAAACCACAACTAGTTGCTCCTCCAGCCAGACCTGAGGCAGAAGTTGCCGAGGTGGAAGATGAGCAGCCAGTATCTCAGGCAGATAAACCGATCCTGAAACGCGACCAACGGCAACGACCTGCAGAAGGCGATCGCGAGCAAATTAAGCCGAGAGTCGCTAAACTGCCAACAGACCAGTCCGCACCATCTGCACCACAAAGGGCAAGTCGTCCCACCACTGCACCAAGCAGACCAGAGCCGAGGGGCAATAGACCGTCTGCTCCATCGCAACTGGGAGAGGGGCAACGACCCAGACCAGCGCGTCCAGGTGAAGCTGTAGCAGCCGCTATGCCGATCGCTACTCCCCCCAGACAGATATCAGGAATAGCGGGCAAATCTCAAGGATTGGGTGATGAACCAGTCACACCCGATCTCCTCGACTTGAAACGCCCAAGCCCGCCTCGCCCAACCAAGGGCGGCAAAAAGTGGGTAGAAGAAGAAATAATTGACGAGGTTAAAGAGAAGGCGAAAGCTGGCGTCAAAGGCAAGCGGATCAAGCCCATACTTGATGATGAGTTTGAAGAAGATTTGCTGGATGACGACGATATCGACTCACCAGCCACAGTCCAAGTCAGCCTTTCCATCGCTCGTCCTCCCAAACCCAAAGCGACTCGACCTGTACAGATGCCAGGTGCAACCCTTGCTAGCGCCCCAACTGCAAGAGCGAAAAAATCTGGTTCCAGGTCTGGCTCTAAGTCAGGTTCTGGCCGCGACCAGCACCAAAACCGTCGCCAAGAAGCCGAGACAAAGCGCGATCGTCCAGAAAAAGTGGTGGTAACAGGCCCGTTGACTGTGCAAGAACTGTCTGACGTTTTAGCTGTTGCCGATACAGAGATTGTGAAAATCCTGTTCCTTAAAGGTATGGCGGTGAGTATCACTCAAAATCTAGATATTCCCACAATTACCCTGGTAGGCAAAGAACTAGAAATAGAAGTAGAAACCGCCGAGCGAGAAGCAGAAGCTCGGAAAATTACAGAAATGGTCGGCGTAGAAGACCTAGAATATCTCCACCGCCGTCCGCCAGTGGTGACAATTATGGGTCACGTCGACCACGGTAAAACAACCCTGCTCGACTCAATTCGCAAAACCAAAGTGGCTGCTGGCGAAGCCGGCGGGATCACTCAACACATTGGTGCATACCATGTGGATATAGAACATGAGGGCAAACCACAGCAGATAGTCTTCCTGGATACCCCCGGTCACGAAGCCTTTACAGCAATGCGGGCCAGAGGAGCGCGGGTAACAGACATTGCCGTGTTAGTAGTGGCCGCTGATGATGGTGTCCGTCCCCAAACTATTGAAGCCATTAGCCACGCCCAAGCTGCGGGAGTGCCAATTGTCGTTGCAATCAACAAAATTGACAAAGAAGGGGCACAGCCAGAACGGGTGAAACAAGAGCTGACTCAGTACGGTCTGACCGCAGAAGATTGGGGTGGTGAGACAATCATGGTTCCGGTGAGCGCCATCAGAGGTGAAAATCTAGATACGCTCTTAGAGATGATTCTCTTAGTAGCAGAGGTTGGAGAACTATCTGCCAACCCAGATCGTTTTGCCAAAGGAACTGTAATTGAAGCACATCTGGATAAAGCTAAGGGAGCAGTTGCTACCCTGCTAATTCAGAATGGCACCCTGCATGTGGGAGATATCTTAGTAGCTGGCTCGGCCTTCGGTAAGGTCCGGGCGATGGTGGATGACAGAAGTAAGCGAGTAGATATTGCTTCTCCTTCCTTTGCTGTCGAGGTATTGGGTTTAAGTGATGTGCCAGCAGCAGGCGACGAGTTCGAGGTCTTCCAGAACGAGAAAGAAGCCAGAGCGCTTGCTAGCGATCGCGCAGACAGACAACGCCTATCCCGCCTGTTACAAGGTCGTGTTACCCTTACAACCCTGTCGGCTCAAGCACAAGAAGGCGAGTTGAAAGAACTCAACTTGATCTTGAAAGGAGACGTACAAGGTTCCGTGGAAGCCATTGTGGGAGCGCTCAAGCAAATCCCGCAAAACGAAGTCCAAATTCGGATGCTGTTGGCTACTGCTGGGGAAATCACCGAGACAGATATCGACTTAGCAGCTGCCAGTAACGCTGTAATTATTGGCTTCAACACCACTTTTGCCAGTGGCGCCAGACAAGCCGCCGATGAAGCGGGTGTAGATGTTCGAGAATACAACGTCATCTACAAACTCCTGGAAGATATTCAAGATGCCTTGGAAGGTCTTTTGGAACCAGAGTTGGTGGAAGAACCCTTGGGTCAAACCGAAGTACGTGCCGTCTTCCCAGTCGGTCGCGGTGCTGTTGCCGGTTGCTACGTTCAATCTGGCAAGCTAGTTCGCAACTGCAAAGTCAGAGTGCGACGCGGCGGTAAGGTGATCTTTGAAGGTGTCCTTGACTCCCTAAAACGGATGAAAGAAGATACCCGTGAGGTCAACGCCGGTTATGAATGCGGTGTCGGCATGGATAAATTCAATGATTGGGTTGAAGGTGACATCATCGAATCCTATCAGATGGTTACGAAGCGCCGCACTCTCACCTTAACGAGATAG
- a CDS encoding low-complexity tail membrane protein yields the protein MHSFRSEPILWIHVAGLATLPIFLVLCLLFLSVGEPFLPVWMELSLVAAIGILPLLWMQLRRPFYIFALLGIALKPENLTERQRKILCLINTKLNRILALVAAVLSVWILWYLYQIAPLVANSAKFLPQWRSLALVLAGLAFLGGNLFLQIPVSVMRVLVTNDTEFAGIEPLSLEKIKQDFTILGVRVNQIVPRLLQSLFKINTDL from the coding sequence ATGCATTCATTTCGCTCTGAACCGATTTTGTGGATTCACGTCGCTGGATTGGCGACGTTGCCTATTTTCTTAGTCCTCTGCTTATTGTTTTTGTCTGTAGGTGAGCCGTTTTTGCCAGTCTGGATGGAGCTATCTTTAGTTGCTGCAATTGGTATTCTTCCCCTACTATGGATGCAGTTACGTCGCCCTTTTTATATATTTGCTCTTTTAGGAATAGCCCTAAAGCCAGAAAATCTGACTGAACGGCAGCGAAAAATTCTCTGTTTAATTAATACAAAGTTAAATCGGATCTTGGCATTAGTGGCAGCAGTCTTGTCGGTTTGGATACTGTGGTATCTTTACCAAATTGCCCCATTAGTAGCAAATTCAGCTAAATTTCTCCCACAATGGCGCAGTCTTGCACTAGTACTGGCGGGATTAGCATTTTTGGGTGGCAATCTATTTTTACAAATACCTGTGAGTGTAATGCGAGTTTTGGTGACTAATGACACAGAATTTGCTGGCATAGAACCATTATCTTTAGAAAAGATTAAGCAAGATTTCACAATTTTAGGGGTGCGAGTTAATCAAATCGTGCCTCGATTATTGCAATCCTTGTTTAAGATAAATACAGATTTGTAG
- a CDS encoding CHAT domain-containing protein, which yields MNEQRQQAYFNLIQSLLNCRSHDEILEILAANQNLLDDSLVQKMLERASHLLKQSELDLANRLMNIAGQQLGVYTKLSSTAIEKEYLNFLEQVLKVTADSRDNVQVVSRILIANIKKIDNISAKVFRAWAENKLTQAEPDESKSIASDINDLSTLIRELLLGDKASHIEIAIAGYEIVLNIFTRTALPLKWAMIQNNLGIAFSQRIQGDIVENQEYAIKAFTSSLEIITCSKFLQEWAQTLSNLGNAYLYRVKGNRAENIECAIKAYTKVLEVITHSQFLQQWAVTQNNLGNAYLERQGKDRKENIENAIIAYNTALKVYTRFEFTQQWAITQNNLGNAYLDRVQEDRKEDIENAIATFSVVLEVFSRTDFPELWAMMQNNLGNAYRQRIQRDGDRRKNFEKAIEFCTNALEVFTCTSFPHNHVLTLCNIGILYQEAQQLTKAYATFNSAIRIVESLRGEIISGDESKRKQAEEWNKLYRRMVEVCRELNKITEAIEYVERSKTRNLVEQILERDSKTIFPPEVVTQLEKYRDEIAVGQYQIQNGKAENPKVLAQHLQQLRKQRNELQNQYLPVGYGFKFDSFQGSLDEHTAIIEWYILNDKILAFILTKQGEVTVCKSQPEDQQALRNWANKYLQNYYDQKDQWRNNLGKALKELASILHIDEILTQIPKHCDKLILIPHQFLHLFPLHAIPINQNSENSRCLIDLFAGGVSYAPSCQLLQQVQQRQRPNFQSLFAIQNPTEDLNYTDLEVQVIQSYFNTSNVLKKTAATLTAINNTDLNTYHCAHFSCHGYFNLTNPGNSALILADAPIADTPTKPDSERYLNLRAGETHDLEKCLTLDRIFSLKLEKCRLVTLSACETGLIDFNNTSDEYIGLPSGFLLAGSKAVVSSLWTVSDLSTAFLMMKFYENLQTINSVSFALNQAQQWLRNLTTEKFEALLGQYQLQIEEIFAQLPEEKRPVARAILRRTCKRKPYPFAAPFYWAGFTATGL from the coding sequence ATGAACGAACAGCGTCAGCAAGCCTATTTCAACCTTATTCAAAGCCTGTTGAATTGCCGTAGTCACGATGAAATCCTAGAAATTTTAGCAGCAAATCAAAATTTACTGGATGATAGCTTAGTACAAAAGATGCTGGAAAGAGCAAGTCATTTGCTAAAGCAGAGCGAATTAGACCTAGCTAATCGTTTAATGAATATAGCAGGGCAGCAACTTGGGGTTTATACTAAATTATCATCGACTGCCATAGAAAAAGAATACTTAAATTTTTTAGAGCAAGTACTGAAAGTAACAGCAGATAGTAGAGATAACGTGCAAGTAGTTTCCCGAATACTTATAGCAAATATCAAAAAAATTGATAATATTTCTGCAAAAGTATTCCGAGCTTGGGCAGAAAATAAACTGACACAAGCAGAACCAGATGAAAGCAAATCTATCGCGTCAGATATTAATGATTTGAGTACTCTGATTCGAGAGTTACTCTTGGGAGACAAAGCCAGTCACATAGAAATTGCAATTGCTGGCTATGAAATAGTCCTAAATATCTTTACCCGCACTGCGCTTCCACTAAAATGGGCAATGATACAAAATAATTTGGGCATTGCTTTCTCTCAGAGAATACAGGGAGATATAGTAGAAAATCAGGAATACGCTATTAAAGCTTTTACCAGTTCGTTAGAAATAATAACCTGCTCTAAATTTCTACAAGAATGGGCACAAACGTTAAGTAATTTAGGAAATGCTTATTTATATAGAGTTAAAGGAAACCGGGCTGAGAATATTGAATGTGCTATCAAAGCTTATACTAAAGTATTAGAAGTCATAACCCATTCTCAATTTCTACAACAATGGGCAGTAACGCAAAATAATTTGGGAAATGCTTACCTTGAAAGACAAGGGAAAGATAGAAAAGAAAATATCGAAAATGCGATCATTGCTTATAATACCGCTTTAAAAGTATACACCCGCTTTGAATTTACACAACAATGGGCAATAACGCAAAATAATTTGGGAAATGCTTACCTTGACAGAGTACAGGAAGATAGAAAAGAAGATATCGAAAATGCGATCGCTACCTTTTCTGTTGTATTGGAAGTATTTAGCCGCACTGATTTTCCAGAACTCTGGGCGATGATGCAGAATAATTTGGGGAACGCTTACCGTCAAAGAATACAGAGGGATGGGGATAGAAGAAAAAATTTTGAAAAAGCCATCGAATTCTGTACCAATGCTTTAGAAGTATTCACCTGTACCAGCTTTCCACACAATCATGTATTAACTTTATGTAATATTGGTATTCTCTATCAAGAAGCACAACAGTTAACTAAAGCCTATGCCACCTTTAATTCTGCCATCCGAATAGTCGAATCATTACGAGGAGAAATTATTTCTGGCGATGAAAGCAAACGCAAACAAGCAGAAGAATGGAACAAACTTTATAGGCGCATGGTAGAAGTTTGCAGAGAATTAAATAAGATTACCGAAGCAATTGAATATGTTGAACGTAGTAAAACCCGCAATTTAGTTGAACAAATCCTCGAACGTGACTCTAAAACCATCTTCCCTCCAGAAGTAGTCACTCAACTAGAAAAATACAGGGATGAAATAGCCGTAGGACAATATCAAATCCAAAATGGCAAAGCTGAAAATCCAAAAGTTCTTGCACAACATCTACAACAGTTGCGAAAGCAGCGTAATGAATTGCAAAACCAATACTTACCTGTTGGTTATGGTTTCAAATTCGACTCCTTCCAAGGTTCTTTGGATGAGCATACAGCCATTATCGAGTGGTATATTCTCAACGATAAAATTCTGGCGTTTATTCTCACAAAACAAGGAGAGGTAACTGTTTGCAAATCCCAACCAGAAGACCAACAAGCCTTGAGGAATTGGGCAAATAAATATTTGCAGAATTACTACGATCAAAAAGACCAATGGCGAAATAACTTAGGGAAAGCACTCAAAGAATTAGCTTCGATTCTGCACATTGATGAAATATTAACCCAGATACCAAAGCACTGCGATAAACTCATCCTAATTCCCCATCAATTCCTACATTTATTCCCCCTTCATGCAATTCCAATAAATCAAAATTCTGAAAATTCGCGCTGTCTTATAGATTTATTTGCTGGTGGTGTCAGCTATGCACCTAGTTGTCAACTGCTGCAACAAGTACAACAGCGACAACGCCCTAATTTTCAATCTCTATTTGCGATTCAAAATCCCACAGAAGACCTGAATTACACCGATTTAGAAGTACAAGTTATTCAAAGCTACTTTAATACTTCCAACGTTCTGAAAAAAACAGCAGCGACACTCACAGCAATTAATAATACTGACTTAAATACTTACCATTGCGCCCACTTTAGCTGTCACGGGTATTTTAACTTAACAAACCCCGGTAATTCAGCCTTAATTTTGGCAGATGCACCCATAGCAGACACTCCAACAAAACCGGACTCCGAACGTTACCTGAATTTACGAGCAGGGGAAACCCACGATTTAGAAAAATGCCTGACTTTAGATAGAATATTCAGTCTCAAATTAGAAAAATGTCGCCTCGTCACCCTTTCCGCCTGCGAAACTGGATTGATTGATTTTAACAATACCAGTGATGAATACATTGGTTTACCTAGCGGTTTTCTATTAGCTGGGAGTAAAGCTGTAGTCAGTAGTTTGTGGACTGTCAGCGATTTATCTACAGCGTTTTTGATGATGAAATTTTATGAAAACCTGCAAACAATAAATAGTGTCTCCTTTGCACTCAATCAAGCGCAGCAGTGGCTGCGAAATTTAACAACAGAGAAATTTGAAGCACTATTAGGTCAATATCAGCTACAAATAGAAGAAATTTTTGCTCAACTCCCAGAAGAAAAGCGTCCAGTAGCAAGAGCAATATTAAGAAGAACCTGCAAGCGCAAACCCTACCCTTTTGCAGCACCATTTTACTGGGCAGGATTTACAGCTACAGGGCTTTAG
- a CDS encoding DUF1565 domain-containing protein: protein MKYWGSHISLAKNFRLLSSSHLRYTLRVGAGLTAILVVSSGSILLPNEVNADTTHPENIAPTHTAQAPATAAAIYVNPATGADRAGAGATSAAPYKSISFALSQAQTGAVIQLAPGNYNQESGETFPLLLKPGVTLRGDEASKGQAILITGGGFYTSRTFARQDITILAEQDTTITGVTVTNPNSRGTAVWVESTNPIIKNSTFTNSVREGVFVTGTGNPKIESNIFVQNKGNGISTVRAAQGEIRNNLFQDTGFGLSINGTSTPLVVENQIVQNQDGVYISESAKPVLRKNVIQNNKRDGVIVIGSAVPDLGTSENPGGNLIRNNTRYDVNNANKTSQILAVGNDIDQKKIFGSVNFVAATVDVPPGGPVAFKDVPANYWAKTYIEALASQNIIAGFPDGSFKPNEPVTRAQFATIVTKALKPPTKRAAIQFKDVASNFWAYAAIQSAYQSQFVSGYPDGTFKPQQQIPRVQALVALANGLGLTASNQNVVSFYTDAAQIPNYAIAPVAAATARQLVINYPTAKQLNPNREATRAEVAAFVYQALVNAGRAQPIPSSYLVTAQ, encoded by the coding sequence ATGAAATATTGGGGTTCTCACATTTCTCTAGCGAAAAATTTTCGCCTTCTTTCCAGCAGTCATCTCAGATACACTTTGCGCGTAGGAGCCGGGCTAACGGCAATACTTGTTGTTTCTAGTGGGTCAATACTACTACCTAATGAGGTTAATGCTGATACCACTCATCCAGAAAATATCGCCCCAACTCATACAGCGCAAGCTCCTGCAACTGCCGCAGCGATTTATGTTAATCCCGCAACTGGTGCAGATAGGGCTGGTGCTGGTGCAACCTCGGCAGCACCCTACAAAAGCATCAGTTTCGCTCTCAGTCAAGCCCAAACAGGTGCAGTTATTCAATTAGCACCTGGAAACTATAACCAGGAAAGTGGCGAAACCTTCCCGTTGTTGCTGAAACCAGGAGTAACACTGCGAGGTGATGAAGCTAGTAAAGGTCAGGCGATATTAATTACAGGTGGAGGTTTCTACACTAGTCGCACCTTTGCCAGACAGGACATTACCATCCTTGCCGAACAAGATACCACAATTACCGGTGTCACCGTCACCAACCCAAATAGCCGGGGTACGGCTGTGTGGGTGGAGTCAACTAATCCGATTATCAAAAACAGTACTTTTACTAACAGTGTCAGAGAGGGTGTTTTTGTCACGGGTACAGGCAATCCCAAAATTGAAAGTAACATCTTTGTGCAAAACAAAGGGAATGGGATTTCAACTGTTAGAGCTGCCCAAGGAGAAATTCGGAATAACTTATTTCAGGATACTGGTTTTGGTCTATCGATTAATGGCACTTCCACACCCCTAGTTGTGGAAAACCAAATCGTCCAAAATCAAGATGGTGTTTATATTTCAGAGTCAGCGAAGCCCGTATTGCGTAAGAATGTCATTCAGAACAATAAACGGGATGGAGTAATAGTAATTGGTAGTGCTGTACCCGATCTTGGCACCAGCGAAAATCCTGGTGGCAATCTTATTCGCAATAACACTCGTTATGATGTGAACAACGCCAATAAAACTAGTCAAATTCTCGCTGTTGGCAACGATATTGATCAGAAAAAGATTTTCGGCTCAGTAAATTTCGTTGCTGCAACTGTTGATGTACCCCCTGGAGGGCCTGTTGCCTTTAAGGATGTGCCAGCAAATTACTGGGCAAAAACCTACATCGAAGCTTTAGCCTCCCAAAATATTATTGCTGGTTTTCCTGATGGCAGCTTTAAACCCAATGAACCTGTAACCCGCGCTCAATTTGCCACTATTGTCACTAAAGCCCTAAAGCCACCAACTAAACGCGCAGCCATTCAGTTTAAGGATGTAGCAAGCAATTTCTGGGCTTACGCTGCCATTCAATCTGCTTACCAGAGTCAATTTGTTTCTGGCTATCCCGATGGCACTTTTAAGCCACAGCAGCAAATTCCTAGAGTGCAGGCGTTAGTCGCTTTAGCTAATGGTTTGGGCTTAACTGCAAGTAATCAAAATGTCGTTTCCTTTTACACCGATGCTGCCCAGATTCCTAATTATGCGATCGCACCAGTTGCTGCGGCAACTGCACGGCAACTAGTGATCAACTATCCCACAGCGAAGCAACTCAATCCTAATCGTGAAGCGACTAGAGCCGAAGTTGCTGCATTTGTTTACCAGGCACTCGTCAATGCTGGACGTGCCCAACCAATTCCTTCATCTTATTTGGTAACAGCTCAGTAA
- a CDS encoding BrnT family toxin, whose protein sequence is MQFEWGEAKNLENIRKHEIDFADVPEMFASPMLIELDDRFDYGEDRWFGIGFLGNGVVVVVWTERKNNLIRIISARRANRYERQKLEQYLSY, encoded by the coding sequence ATGCAGTTTGAGTGGGGTGAGGCGAAAAATTTAGAGAATATTCGCAAACATGAGATTGATTTCGCCGATGTTCCTGAGATGTTTGCAAGTCCAATGCTAATTGAGTTAGATGATCGTTTTGATTACGGTGAAGACCGTTGGTTTGGTATAGGTTTCCTCGGTAACGGTGTAGTGGTTGTAGTTTGGACAGAACGCAAAAATAATCTGATTCGGATCATTTCAGCACGAAGGGCAAATAGGTATGAACGACAAAAACTTGAGCAATACCTCTCGTACTAA
- a CDS encoding BrnA antitoxin family protein produces MNDKNLSNTSRTNWTALESMNDEEIDYSDIPPLTEEFFEKATLRISAPQAQQLVQIEPDILKWFQAQSGEYKALINIVLRRYIENCDEQRVV; encoded by the coding sequence ATGAACGACAAAAACTTGAGCAATACCTCTCGTACTAACTGGACAGCACTGGAGTCTATGAACGATGAAGAAATTGATTACTCTGACATTCCACCATTGACAGAAGAGTTTTTTGAAAAGGCTACTCTCAGAATTTCCGCACCTCAAGCACAGCAATTGGTACAAATTGAACCAGATATATTAAAGTGGTTTCAAGCTCAAAGCGGAGAATATAAAGCCTTAATCAACATTGTTTTACGTCGTTACATCGAAAACTGCGACGAACAGCGAGTAGTGTAA